In a single window of the Mustelus asterias chromosome 3, sMusAst1.hap1.1, whole genome shotgun sequence genome:
- the LOC144485981 gene encoding EEF1A lysine methyltransferase 3-like, which translates to MELQKDSIDFNTDYILERKYQFCGHHLCISQSSDAQLGTSNFIWEAGVDLCRYIEKQNLNFKGMKVIELGAGTGILGILAVLLGGNVTITDQPNVLKQIQHNVTASIPMSCRDRVNIRALSWGCDHAQFPSDYDIILGGEIVYYSKTYPLLVSTLQHLSHEKTTIYLSSKLWPDFQIHQFYENILPEHFDCELVNRNEEDNINVYKVIKKSSSSGDQL; encoded by the exons ATGGAGCTCCAGAAGGATTCTATTGATTTCAATACTGACTACATTTTGGAGAGAAAGTACCAGTTCTGTGGACATCATTTATGCATCAGTCAGAGCTCAGATGCCCAGCTTGGGACTTCAAATTTCATTTGGGAAGCT GGTGTTGATCTATGTCGGTAtattgaaaaacagaatttaaactttAAAGGCATGAAGGTGATTGAACTGGGCGCAGGCACTGGAATACTAGGCATCTTAGCAGTTCTACTGG GaggaaatgtgacaattacagaCCAACCAAATGTCTTGAAGCAAATACAACACAATGTTACAGCCAGCATCCCCATGTCCTGTAGAGATCGTGTAAATATTCGTgccctgtcctggggctgtgatCATGCTCAGTTTCCGAGTGACTATGACATCATCCTTGGTGGAGAAATTGTCTATTATTCAAAGACCTATCCCTTATTAGTAAGTACCCTGCAACATCTCAGTCATGAAAAAACTACCATTTACCTTTCTTCCAAATTGTGGCCAGACTTTCAGATCCACCAATTCTATGAAAACATCCTACCTGAGCATTTTGACTGTGAACTAGTTAACAGAAATGAAGAAGATAATATCAATGTGTACAAAGTGATCAAAAAAAGTTCAAGTTCCGGGGATCAGCTgtaa